The Apium graveolens cultivar Ventura chromosome 6, ASM990537v1, whole genome shotgun sequence genome contains a region encoding:
- the LOC141663552 gene encoding sister chromatid cohesion protein SCC2-like, translating to MQTVSSVLKRNSVKKMTLAMGQNNSFSRGFDKILQMLLASLRENSLVIRAKALRAVSIIVEADLEVLRDKHVQSAVEDRFCDSSISVREVSITEFVDNLVAEFVDSQ from the exons ATGCAGACTGTTTCTTCTGTATTGAAAAGGAATTCAGTAAAAAAGATGACTTTAGCCATGGGTCAAAACAATTCTTTCTCCAGAGGGTTTGATAAAATTCTTCAAATGCTTCTG GCAAGTTTAAGGGAGAACTCTCTGGTGATTCGTGCCAAGGCATTAAGAGCT GTTAGCATTATTGTTGAAGCTGATCTAGAAGTTTTGCGTGATAAGCATGTCCAGTCGGCAGTTGAAGACAGGTTCTGTGATTCATCTATATCTGTTAGAGAAGTATCTATAACTGAATTTGTTGATAATCTTGTAGCTGAATTTGTTGATAGTCAGTAA